One region of Salvia miltiorrhiza cultivar Shanhuang (shh) chromosome 3, IMPLAD_Smil_shh, whole genome shotgun sequence genomic DNA includes:
- the LOC131019079 gene encoding uncharacterized protein LOC131019079 translates to MPKRLGPHHKTHPLIWCVSIICAILTVLVIIGGIVIFIGYMTLRPRVPQVSVIRAQMDTIYFDEASLMMVQATIVIKAENDNTKAHARFYNMLYTLSFRNQKIAYLTTDPFDVRPNQSLELNFVAQSQSIPLNSEEAEAVNLSLDRKVVDLNLRGSTRTRWKVWLIGAVNELHMECQLHLPVNQTTIYPPACTSRSK, encoded by the coding sequence ATGCCAAAGCGGTTGGGTCCCCACCACAAAACCCACCCCCTGATCTGGTGCGTCTCCATCATCTGCGCCATACTAACAGTGTTGGTGATTATAGGTGGCATCGTGATCTTCATCGGGTACATGACACTCAGGCCGAGGGTGCCCCAAGTGAGCGTCATAAGAGCCCAAATGGACACCATATACTTCGACGAGGCCAGCTTGATGATGGTGCAAgcgaccatcgtgatcaaagcAGAGAACGACAACACAAAGGCTCACGCGAGGTTCTACAACATGCTCTACACCCTCAGCTTCCGCAACCAGAAAATAGCCTACTTGACGACCGATCCCTTCGACGTCAGACCCAACCAGTCTCTGGAGCTCAACTTTGTCGCCCAGTCCCAGTCCATACCTCTGAATTCAGAAGAAGCTGAAGCCGTCAACTTGTCGTTGGACCGGAAAGTGGTCGATCTCAATCTCCGAGGGTCGACGAGAACGCGATGGAAGGTGTGGCTCATTGGCGCTGTTAACGAGTTGCATATGGAGTGCCAGCTCCATTTGCCGGTTAATCAAACCACCATATATCCACCAGCTTGTACTTCCAggtctaaataa
- the LOC131014895 gene encoding LOW QUALITY PROTEIN: protein GAMETE EXPRESSED 1-like (The sequence of the model RefSeq protein was modified relative to this genomic sequence to represent the inferred CDS: deleted 1 base in 1 codon): MDLRPRLHRLFLLSIFMLLSQAGVSRSWLFSSKEDEAEAPSSKKVVYKNGASEFSMEALNDQRGIQLIESAKNKMLAPNSCWQTAYQSVFQGCAKTLADEESRSRLAWSLSDCFQRHTGRPSFPYCDPKSQMRKCLQNLDRDGHKIYLEYFLETNSICHQLQTEAFKHQTERLVNELKSSAEYAEVKLGKIEEHGELLLQNTQQVHDSVASIDVRTQQVAQTAKVLEDHVNSVLRYSEVVYEQSKGIASSQMELSEGQAKMKENLAQGMALLQSSYENLGDEIVKLRGEAAEIEREIEKVGDAMSSKMSVLQSKADDIGNMAGTSLDKQKELLDGQSEALEGLNFLTKFQSQALEESRLTLQKLAEFGHKQQEELLEKQKQLHQSHDSLVENSKLILAAQEAFESKQASMFVALDKLFELHNAMLFESRVIIAFLVYSVAIFIVYMLTSIKHAYNVRHRLYLGLCVTFLIEISVFWSVTTDGEQQGRLIRVVRSLFAVSASVQYVYAIFTYRDYEVLNHEMLVTLMEKVNSMQRSKEMVAWETDVESEVNWRSWVDTELTEDVQLLEDPDYVLPEEVEENSSVSTSHTKRYNLRRRS; the protein is encoded by the exons ATGGATCTCCGGCCTCGCCTTCATCGCCTCTTCTTGCTCTCGATTTTCATGTTGCTGTCTCAAGCTGGCGTATCACGGAGCTGGTTGTTTTCATCTAAGGAAGACGAGGCCGAGGCTCCTTCAAGCAAGAAGGTGGTTTACAAAAATGGTGCTTCTGAATTCTCCATGGAAGCCCTCAATGACCAGAGGGGCATCCAGTTGATCGAGAGCGCCAAGAACAAAATGCTGGCTCCCAATTCTTGTTGGCAGACGGCCTACCAGAGCGTGTTTCAGGGATGCGCGAAGACTCTTGCAGACGAGGAGTCACGGTCTAGGCTGGCGTGGAGCCTCAGTGATTGCTTCCAGAGGCACACGGGCCGGCCCTCTTTCCCTTACTGTGATCCCAAATCCCAAATGAGGAAGTGTTTGCAGAATTTGGATAGAGATGGTCACAAAATCTATCTTGAATACTTTCTTGAGACGAATTCCATCTGTCACCAGCTGCA GACGGAGGCGTTCAAGCATCAGACCGAGAGGCTTGTGAATGAGCTCAAGAGCAGTGCTGAATACGCGGAGGTGAAGCTGGGAAAGATCGAGGAGCACGGGGAGCTGCTGCTGCAGAACACACAGCAAGTTCATGATTCTGTGGCATCGATAGATGTCCGGACTCAGCAAGTTGCACAGACAGCGAAGGTGTTGGAGGATCACGTGAACTCCGTGTTGAGATACTCTGAAGTAGTTTATGAGCAGTCTAAGGGCATAGCGTCTTCTCAAATGGAGCTGAGCGAAGGGCAGGCTAAGATGAAGGAGAATTTGGCACAGGGAATGGCGTTGCTTCAGAGCTCGTACGAGAATCTGGGAGACGAAATTGTCAAGCTGAGAGGCGAAGCAGCTGAGATAGAGAGGGAGATTGAGAAGGTTGGGGATGCAATGTCGTCTAAGATGAGTGTTCTGCAGAGTAAAGCAGACGATATAGGGAATATGGCTGGGACGTCGTTGGATAAACAGAAGGAGCTTCTAGACGGGCAGTCTGAAGCTCTCGAAGGCCTCAACTTTCTCACCAAGTTTCAGTCACAGGCCCTTGAAGAGAGCAG GTTAACTCTGCAGAAGTTGGCTGAATTCGGGCATAAGCAGCAGGAGGAGCTACTCGAGAAGCAGAAGCAACTCCATCAGTCTCATGATAGTCTAGTGGAGAACTCGAAACTGATATTAGCAGCTCAG GAAGCATTTGAATCAAAGCAAGCAAGCATGTTTGTTGCCTTAGATAAGCTCTTTGAACTGCACAATGCTATGCTGTTTGAATCACGCGTCATCATAGCATTCTTGGTGTATTCGGTTGCAATTTTCATCGTCTACATGCTGACTAGCATAAAGCACGCCTACAACGTGAGGCATAGGCTGTATCTAG GTCTGTGTGTGACGTTCTTGATTGAGATTAGTGTATTTTGGAGCGTGACAACGGATGGCGAGCAGCAGGGGAGGTTGATACGCGTCGTTAGGTCACTCTTCGCGGTGTCTGCATCCGTGCAATACGTGTATGCCATATTTACATACAG GGACTACGAGGTGCTGAACCACGAGATGCTGGTGACGTTGATGGAGAAGGTTAACAGCATGCAGCGGAGCAAGGAG ATGGTGGCGTGGGAGACGGATGTGGAGAGCGAGGTGAACTGGCGTTCGTGGGTGGATACGGAGTTGACAGAAGACGTGCAGCTGTTGGAGGATCCCGACTACGTGTTGCCCGAGGAAGTCGAGGAGAATTCCTCGGTTTCCACTTCGCATACGAAGAGATATAACCTTCGTAGGCGAAGTTAG